The genome window TGCAATTCGGATTATTGAGGATGGAAAACTGGCCCCTGAACCATTGATTGAATTCTCAGCTCCGTTTAATAAAGAAGGTGAAGGAGGGCTGTTGGGTCTTGCAGCTGATCCGGACTTTGAGGAGAACGGTTATTTGTATGCGTACCACTCCTATCTGGAAGGCGACGACATTGCCAATCGGGTGTTACGCCTCAAGGTGACTGAGGGGAAAGCCGTTATAGACAAAGAACTGCTTGGTAACATTCCAGGCGGAACGAATCATAATGGTGGGCGGATCAAGATTGGCCCGGACAAGTTGCTCTATATCACGACAGGTGAGCGGTATGAACCGGAACTGTCACAGAACAAAGATAGCCTTGGGGGTAAAATACTGCGGATTGGTCTCGATGGATCGATCCCTGCAGACAACCCGTGGCCGAATTCACCTGTGTACAGCATGGGGCACCGAAATGCACAGGGACTGGCCTGGAACCCGGACAACGGTTATCTCTATGCGACTGAGCATGGTCAACGTAATCATGATGAGATTAACCGGATTGTAGCGGGTGAGAATTATGGCTGGCCCGAGGTGGAGGGAGACGAGGATGACAATGGTGCATATCAGGCTCCACTCGCACATAGTGGGAATGATACGTGGGCGCCGTCTGGTGTAGCTTTTGTTGAAGAAGGACCTTGGGCCGGCTCACTGATTGCCGCAAATCTGCGTGGAGAGCAGTTGCTGAAGATTACTCTTTCGGAAGACGGTACACAGGTGGAGAAGGTGGAACCGATCTTCGAAGATGAGTGGGGACGGATTCGCAATGTGAGTGCTGGCGAGGACGGAAAGTTATATGTGCTTACGAACAATCGGGATGGACGAGGAACGCCACGGGATGGGGATGACAAGCTGATTGTACTTACCCCGGAGAGTTGATTTATTCTAACGAACCTGACACACCTTAAATAGAGGTTTAATGGCGTTTGTAGAATGTAACGAACCTCAGCCACGTTATATCGCCAAAATTCACTCGAAACCTGCGGGAAAATCAACG of Paenibacillus sp. FSL R5-0517 contains these proteins:
- a CDS encoding PQQ-dependent sugar dehydrogenase, producing the protein MNNRGTVPLYASLLSVALLTASCSSADPSVGGTEQTSSQGQGTGQGQTANGGNTGASENESGAQGEAVIPYQASVLVEGLNAPWEMVSVPDGRMFVTERPGAIRIIEDGKLAPEPLIEFSAPFNKEGEGGLLGLAADPDFEENGYLYAYHSYLEGDDIANRVLRLKVTEGKAVIDKELLGNIPGGTNHNGGRIKIGPDKLLYITTGERYEPELSQNKDSLGGKILRIGLDGSIPADNPWPNSPVYSMGHRNAQGLAWNPDNGYLYATEHGQRNHDEINRIVAGENYGWPEVEGDEDDNGAYQAPLAHSGNDTWAPSGVAFVEEGPWAGSLIAANLRGEQLLKITLSEDGTQVEKVEPIFEDEWGRIRNVSAGEDGKLYVLTNNRDGRGTPRDGDDKLIVLTPES